CATTGCCCACCAGCCGCGCTTCGCGCACCCGCCCGGCCTCCTGAAAGCCCAGCCGCTGCGCCGCGCGGATCATGCGCGTGTTGCCGCTCCAGGTGGTGAAGGTCAGCACGTGCGCCTCGGTTTCGTCCAGGGTGGCTTGCACCCACTGCCGCAGCGCCGCCGTGCCCAGCCCCTGGCCCCAGTGGGCCGGGTCGTAGATCAGCACGCCCAGGTCCCACCAGCCGCCGCTCGCCGGGTCTTCCTCGGCGCGGTTGACCATGCCAATGCACTGGCCGCCCAGGTCAATCACGCGCTCGTGCAGGCTGGGGGGCGTCTCGGCCAAACGCTCGGCGTACCGCTCCAGGGCCTCTGTGGTCTGGGCCGCGTGAAAGTACGGCGCGTCCCACTGGCGCCATTCGGCCGCCGGGTCGGTCAGCCAGCGGCGCAACACGCTCAGGTCACGCGGGCGGCGGCCCCGCAGGGTCAAGGCAGGAACACTCACGCCGCGCATGCTGCCATATGACCCCGGGGCCGGACTGTACGCGCGCCCTGTGGGGCCGGCTCTGTGCTCCGGGTGGCTGGCTCTGCCGCCCCCCACCGCTGTCACGGCAGCAGGCGCAGCAGCGGCGGCCCAAAGGTCACAGCCCCCACCACCAGCGCGCTCAGGCTGGCCAGCAGCACCGCCGCTGCCGCCGTGTCCTTGGCAATTTTGGCCAGCGGATGCACCTCCGGGCTGGCCAGGTCCACCAGGGCTTCTAAAGCAGTGTTCAGCAGTTCCAGCCCCAGCACCAGCCCGCAGGCCAGCGCCACCGGGGCCAGCGGCACCCGCAGCGCCAGCCCCAGGCCCAGCGCGAGCACGGCCGCCCAGCATTCAATGCGGAAGTTGGCCTGATGCCGGTAGGCGTGCGTAGCCCCTGCCCAGGCGTACCCGGCCGAACGCAGAAAGCGCCGCCCACTCAGGGCCGAGCCGCCCGCCGGGCGCTCTGGGGGGGGCCCAGGCGAGGGCGGCTGTGGCCGGGACTCAGACACCCGCAGGCAGGGCCGAGCGCGCCGCGTCCCAGGCGCCGTGAAACACCGCCCAGTCCTCGCCTGTGGCGCCTTCTTCAAAGCCCAGGCCCTCGGCGTGGGGGTGGTCGTGTCCCACCAGATGGGTCAGGCCGTGACTGGCCAGCAGCGCCACTTCTCTCGTCAGACTGTGCCCGCGTGCCTCCGCCTG
This genomic stretch from Deinococcus aquaedulcis harbors:
- a CDS encoding GNAT family N-acetyltransferase, translated to MRGVSVPALTLRGRRPRDLSVLRRWLTDPAAEWRQWDAPYFHAAQTTEALERYAERLAETPPSLHERVIDLGGQCIGMVNRAEEDPASGGWWDLGVLIYDPAHWGQGLGTAALRQWVQATLDETEAHVLTFTTWSGNTRMIRAAQRLGFQEAGRVREARLVGNERHDSVRLDLLRREWPGEGG
- a CDS encoding diacylglycerol kinase, which gives rise to MSESRPQPPSPGPPPERPAGGSALSGRRFLRSAGYAWAGATHAYRHQANFRIECWAAVLALGLGLALRVPLAPVALACGLVLGLELLNTALEALVDLASPEVHPLAKIAKDTAAAAVLLASLSALVVGAVTFGPPLLRLLP